Proteins from a genomic interval of Youhaiella tibetensis:
- a CDS encoding ABC transporter substrate-binding protein, with protein sequence MRSLFKMMLAGVAIAATVTSGFAQEANKIVVGVQESGTVGWELAAMQKLGLDKKNNLDLEIRNVADSKAGQIALQSGAVDVILSDFVWVSLQRAQGNMVTMVPHSLAVGALMTSPDSGITKVEDLKGKTLAVAGSPVDKSWVILQAYYNSKTGGHLADDVSAKYGAPPLVNELLAKGEAPAALNNWNWNARAKVDGKVEVISVADMLKDLGVAEQPPLLGWTFTDATGNDKKAALTAFLNASFDTKQALLTDDKVWDDIRDMTGAKDNDALFAQIKNDYRAGIVQHYDPNHMEAAEQSFALMAKFGGKDVVGDQTALSDGTFWKGYQK encoded by the coding sequence ATGCGTAGTCTTTTCAAAATGATGCTGGCCGGCGTCGCCATCGCGGCCACCGTTACCTCCGGCTTCGCGCAGGAGGCCAACAAGATCGTGGTGGGCGTCCAGGAGAGCGGCACCGTCGGCTGGGAACTGGCCGCCATGCAGAAGCTCGGCCTCGACAAGAAGAACAACCTCGATCTCGAGATCCGCAACGTCGCCGACAGCAAGGCCGGCCAGATCGCGCTGCAATCTGGCGCGGTCGACGTGATCCTCTCCGACTTCGTCTGGGTCTCGCTCCAGCGCGCCCAGGGCAACATGGTCACCATGGTGCCCCATTCGCTCGCCGTTGGCGCCCTCATGACCTCGCCCGACAGCGGCATCACCAAGGTCGAGGACCTCAAGGGCAAGACCCTGGCCGTCGCCGGCTCGCCCGTCGACAAGAGCTGGGTGATCCTGCAGGCCTATTACAACAGCAAGACCGGCGGGCACCTGGCCGATGACGTCTCGGCCAAGTACGGCGCGCCCCCGCTCGTGAACGAACTGCTGGCCAAGGGCGAGGCCCCGGCCGCGCTCAACAACTGGAACTGGAACGCCCGCGCCAAGGTGGACGGCAAGGTCGAGGTGATCTCGGTCGCCGACATGCTCAAGGACCTGGGCGTCGCCGAACAGCCCCCGCTGCTCGGCTGGACCTTCACCGACGCCACCGGCAACGACAAGAAGGCCGCGCTGACTGCGTTCCTCAATGCCTCGTTCGACACCAAGCAGGCCCTGCTCACTGACGACAAGGTCTGGGACGACATCCGGGACATGACCGGCGCCAAGGACAATGACGCGCTGTTCGCGCAGATCAAGAACGACTACCGCGCCGGCATCGTCCAGCACTACGATCCCAACCACATGGAAGCGGCCGAACAGTCCTTCGCGCTGATGGCCAAGTTCGGCGGCAAGGATGTCGTCGGTGACCAGACCGCGCTTTCGGACGGCACCTTCTGGAAGGGATACCAGAAATAA